The stretch of DNA CACGCGTGTCCAATGTCGGGGAGCGCATCGTATTCCACGCACAGGGCCACGGTCAGGTCGCCGCTGCCGGCGCTCGCCGTGAAGGCGGTGGGAAGGCCGCCGGTGCCGCGTTCCACGTCGAAGCCGCCGTCAGCCAGGAGCGCCGCTGCCGCTTCGGCCGAGCGGACCTCCTCGAAGGAGACTTCCTTGGTGGCATGGATTTCCCGGGCGAGGGCCAGGACGCGCGGCTTCCATTCCTCGACGGCGTCGGCAAGGGCCCGGCGCAGTGTGGCCGTGACGGACGTTGCGTTTGTCAGTTCCATAAGTATCAGCCTGCTTCAGTAGGACAGAGACGGGAAGGGAGAACCTGCTGCGCGAGTGGGCACCCAGATGGCCTTCGTCTGGGTGTACTCGTCAAGGACGCCGGGACCGGACGAACGGCCGTGGCCGGAGTCGCCGAAGCCGCCGAACGGAACGGCCACGTGGATGGTCTTGTAGGAGTTGATCCAGAACGTGCCGGCCTTTACCTCACGGGCGATGTGGTGGGCGCGGGAAACATCGGAGGTCCACACCGCACCGGCCAGGCCGAAAGTGGTGTTGTTGGCCCGGGCGATGGCCTCGGCCTCGGTGTCGAAGGCGTCCGCCCCCACCACCGGACCGAAAACCTCCGTGGTTTCGAGCCGGTTCTGGGGCGTCACGCCGTCGAGCAGGGTGGGCATGACCCAGTGCCCGCCGGCCAACGGGGACCCTGCGAGTGCCTCCGGGAGCGCCGCTCCGGTGACCCGGCGGCCGCCGTCGTCCAGCCCTGCCTCGATCAGCGACCTGACCGTGGCGAACTGCTGTGCCGTGATGATCGGGCCGACCTCGGTGTCCGCGCTCAGCGGGTCGCCGATCCGCAGCTGAGCGGCCCGGTCGGCCACCAGTTCAACGAACTGTGCGTGCACGCTGCGCTCCACGAGGAGCCGTGATCCGGCGACGCAGGACTGGCCCGCTCCGGAGAAGATTGCCGAGATGGCGCCGTCGGCGGCCCGGTCCAGGTCGGCGTCGGCGAACACAATGTTCGCGCTCTTGCCGCCGAGTTCCAGAAGCGCGGGAATCCCGGCCTGCGCGGCTGCTACTGCCACGCGGCGCCCGGTGGGGACGGAACCGATGAAGCTGATTTTGCCGACGCGCCGGTCGGTGGTGAGGGCAGCGCCCACGGTCTGGCCCAGTCCCGCGGCCACGTTGAACACGCCCGCGGGAAGACCCGCCTCGTGGGCCAGCTGGGCGAGGCGGACGGATGAGGCCGGCGTGAATTCGCTGGGCTTGATGATCACGGCATTGCCGGCGGCCAGCGGCGCCGCGGAGTTCCAGCCGGCGGTGAACAGCGGAGCGTTCCAGGGGGTGATGGCGACGACGACGCCCCACGGAACGCGTTCGGTGTAGGTGTGCCACGGCCCGGGAACGGGAATGGTCTGCCCCGTCAGCTTGTCCGCCCAGCCCGCGTAATAGCCGAACATTTCGGCCACCTTGGCAGCTTCGACACGGGCGTCGCGGATGGGCTTGCCCGTTGTGGCGGACTCGAGGATGGCCAGTTCCTCCGCGTGTTCTTCCACGACGCGGCTGACGTTGCGCAGGATGGCGGCCCGTTCAAATCCGTTCATTTCGCCCCAGGCGGCTGCGCCGGCCGTGGAGCTTTCCAGGATGGCATTGGCGCCCTCGGCGCCCGGGTCAGCGTAGGAGGCAAACGCCTCGCCGGTGGCCGCGACGGTGAGCGTAATGCTCTCACCGCCGCCGGGAACGGTCCTGCCGTCAAGGAAGGCGCCGAGGCCGGCCGGAAAGGCTGCGTCCAGGACTGCCCGGGCGGTGGCCGCCGAGGATGAGGTCGGTGCTGTGGTGATGCTCAATGGGATAGGTTCCTTCGGGGCTCGTGGCGGGCTGGCTCAGGCGACGGCGGTGGTGCCGTTTGTGGTGACAGGGGCGGGAGGAGCGCCGGCAGGCGTGGTGCCGGGAGCGCCCGCAGGCGTGATGGCAGGGGCCACGGTCCGGGCGATCTCGGTGAAGTCCGCACGCGGTCCGAGGACGGCCAACGCCTCCTGCCACTGGCCCGCGACGGCGGCCAGCAAGGCCGGTGTTTCGCCGATTTGCGCGGCGACTTGCACGGCGAGGGCGGCGTCCCGGGCCATGAGGCCCAGCGAGAATCCCGAATCGTGGGTACCGGTGAGGACCCAGTTCGGGTACATGTTCGCGGATACTTTGCTGCCGCCGGAGGCTTGGCTGATGCTGGCCGCCGCCGTGGCGGGATCGATGCCGTAGGCCTGGGCGACGCCCAGGGCTTCGCCGACGGAGACGAGGTTGGCTGCAGCCAGGACGTTGTTGAGGAGTTTGACGACGTTTCCGCTGCCGGGGCCCCCGATGTGGCTGTATTTGCCGCCGGTAAGCGCGAGCAGGACCGGCTCGGCGGCGGCAAGGGCGCCGCCGGTCGCCCCGACGAAGGCGCTGAGGGACCCCGACGCTGCCCCGTCGCGGCCACCGGAAACCGGAGCATCCACGAAAGCGGCACCCTGTGCTTCCGCGAGGTCCGCCATCTGCCTGCTCGTGGCCGGCTCGGAGGTGGTGGTGTCAATGATCGCGATGGTTCCCGGTGCTGCCAGGAGTTGGGGGACTGTGGTTTGGACCATGCTGGCAGCCGGCAGCGAGAGGACCACGTACGGGGTTCCGGCGAGATCGGAAAGGGTGTCGGTGGCGCGAATCCCCGCGTCCGAGGCGGCAGACCTGGCGGCTTCGGAGGGGTCGAAGCCGGTGACTTCCCAGCCGGCGCGGTGGAGCGTGGCGGCCATTGCTCCGCCCATGGCGCCGAGGCCTATGACGGCGATGCGGCGGTCGGTGCTGGTGTTCATGAACTGCTCCCGGAAAAGGTAGGTATGGAATGGATGCGGTGGAAAGGGCGGGCAACTTCGCGCTGGCGGTCAGTCGAGGTAAATGTCCAGGTCCTTCCACAGTTGCTGGGTCCGGCGGATGGCGGCGCGGCTGCGTTCGGGCTGGGCGGCCTCCATACCCGC from Arthrobacter sp. B3I9 encodes:
- a CDS encoding aldehyde dehydrogenase, with translation MSITTAPTSSSAATARAVLDAAFPAGLGAFLDGRTVPGGGESITLTVAATGEAFASYADPGAEGANAILESSTAGAAAWGEMNGFERAAILRNVSRVVEEHAEELAILESATTGKPIRDARVEAAKVAEMFGYYAGWADKLTGQTIPVPGPWHTYTERVPWGVVVAITPWNAPLFTAGWNSAAPLAAGNAVIIKPSEFTPASSVRLAQLAHEAGLPAGVFNVAAGLGQTVGAALTTDRRVGKISFIGSVPTGRRVAVAAAQAGIPALLELGGKSANIVFADADLDRAADGAISAIFSGAGQSCVAGSRLLVERSVHAQFVELVADRAAQLRIGDPLSADTEVGPIITAQQFATVRSLIEAGLDDGGRRVTGAALPEALAGSPLAGGHWVMPTLLDGVTPQNRLETTEVFGPVVGADAFDTEAEAIARANNTTFGLAGAVWTSDVSRAHHIAREVKAGTFWINSYKTIHVAVPFGGFGDSGHGRSSGPGVLDEYTQTKAIWVPTRAAGSPFPSLSY
- a CDS encoding NAD(P)-dependent oxidoreductase — translated: MNTSTDRRIAVIGLGAMGGAMAATLHRAGWEVTGFDPSEAARSAASDAGIRATDTLSDLAGTPYVVLSLPAASMVQTTVPQLLAAPGTIAIIDTTTSEPATSRQMADLAEAQGAAFVDAPVSGGRDGAASGSLSAFVGATGGALAAAEPVLLALTGGKYSHIGGPGSGNVVKLLNNVLAAANLVSVGEALGVAQAYGIDPATAAASISQASGGSKVSANMYPNWVLTGTHDSGFSLGLMARDAALAVQVAAQIGETPALLAAVAGQWQEALAVLGPRADFTEIARTVAPAITPAGAPGTTPAGAPPAPVTTNGTTAVA